A segment of the uncultured Fibrobacter sp. genome:
AAACACGCCGACAAGCGCACCGCGCACACTGCCGAACAGTTCGCGGTCCAGCACCGATTCCGGCATGGAGGCGCAATGGACGCGGACGAACGGGCCCATGTTGCGGTCGGAACGGTAATGGATGGCTTCGGCCACAAGCCCCTTGCCCGTACCAACTTCGCCCACGATGAGCGCGGGGAGGGGGCTTTTCGACACCTGGTCGATCTGCGCATACACGCGCTGCATTTCGCTGGAACGTCCGATGATGTTGTCAGGCTGGAAACGGTCCTTGAGTTCCAGGGTCAGGCGTTCGTTTTCGGCCTTCAGAAGCTCGTTTTCTTCGCGGGCTTCGCGACGGAGTTTCACCGCCGCCGCAAGCATCTGCGCGATAATTTCTAACAAACGAAGTTTTTCGGGAAGTTCGTCTTCGACGGGATTCTGGACGTCGGCACTGAAGGCGCCGATGACCTGATGCTCCATGATGACAGGTACGCAAAGGAAGGCCTTGTCTTCGGTCTTGCCGCGCCCCGTACGGTCCAAGAAGTCCGGGTCTTTCGCGACAGAGGGGATGATGATCGGCTTACCGGTTTCCACGACGCGGCCGGTAATGCCTTCGCCCACTTTGTAGCGGCCCTTGCGCGCCTGGCGGCTCGAAAGGCCTTCTGCAATTTCGATGGAGATTTCGCCGGTATGGCGGTTGTACAGCGTAAGGGTCGCATGCTCCACGCCCATCGTGGATTCCACCACTTCCAGAATCGGGTGCGCGACGCTTTCGAAATCAAGCGTCTGGTTTAGAATGGAGCTGATCTTGTAGAGCAGCTCCAGTTCAAGGATTTTGGATTGCGAGGTGGGCATGGAAGATCCTTCGACTTTCCCTACCGCGCTTTGCGCTCCAGGGTTCGCTCAGGATGACTCGTTGAGTTACTTAAGAGCTTCCTGGACGAGAGCGGAGGCGCGCTTGGCGTCGAAACGGCCCTTGACCTTCGGGGAAAGTTCCTTCATAATCTTGCCCATGTCTTTCGGGCTAGAAGCACCAGTCGCGGCCTTGATTTCGGCAATGAGGGCCTTGACTTCGTCTTCGGTCATTTCGGCGGGCATGTACTTGCGGTACAGGGCGATGATCGCTTCTTCGGCAGGAACCTTATCCAGGAAACCGCCCTTCGTGAGGATGTCGATAGCTTCCTGCTTCTGCTTCACGCTACGGGCAAGAACGTCGACGCACATTTCGTCGGTGATGGTTTCTTCGATCTGGGCCGGAGTGGCACCGCTCTTCATGGCTTCGTTCTTGATGTCGGAATGGAGGGTACGGAGCGTTCCGAGAGTTTCGGAATCGTGCGCCTTCATGGCGGCCTTGATATCATCCTTAATCTTAGTCAGCAATGCACTGCTCATGTTTTACCCTTGGCGGATTACGCCCCGCTCCTGGCAATAAGGTTTAAATTCTAAAAACACGCAACGAGCCACCGGTCATAGACCGACGACTCATTACAAGAAACAAGGCTAGAAACGATGTCCTAGAAACCCTTGGCGATTCCACCACGGCGAACTGGCACTGCCAGTCGACGATTAGTAGAGACGCTTGCGGTTCTGGTCAGCGATTTCTTTCAGGCGCTTGCGACGGGCAGCCGTTTCGATGCGCTTCTTTTCTTCAGAAGGCTTTTCGAAGCGCTGACGCTTCTTGACATCGGAAATGATGCCGTTCTTTTCGCAAGACTTGGTGAAACGCTTGAGAGCGCGTTCGAAAGGTTCGTTGGACTTAACAATTACGCCGATCACGATTATCCTTTGGTTAAATTAGAAATTCGTTTTTGGATAGCCAAATATATCTAATTGTACGAATTTCGTCAAGGGTATAAAAAAACGGTCATTTTTAAACAATTTTTTCGGCATTTTTTTAACCATAACTTGCGGATTATCAAAGACTTATGTATATTTCTGTACAGAAAAGACCCGTTCGTCTTGTTTTTACGAAAAAATGGAGAATTGGATGAAAAAACTCATTTTACCCCTCGCAGCCATCGCTCTCGCAAGTTCTGCGCTTGTCGCCTGCAATGACGAAGAACAGCTTGTCCCGAAGATGGAACCGGCAAAGCCTGCCGTTCAGGCACCAGCACCCAAGCAGGAAGAACAGCCCAAGGCCGAGGAGCCCGAACTCGTTCCGATCCAATCTCTTTCTGGAAACAGCGATTCCAAGGACGCAGCTCCCGAAGCTGCAGCCAAGAACGACTCCCCCGCACCGGCAGGCAACGTCCAGCCGCTTGAAAAGGGTGATTTCGTTGTCCAGGTCAGCATCCAGTCTTCCAAGAAGGCCGCAGACGGCATCGTGAAGAAACTCGCCGAAAACAACGTGAAGGCCTACATCGCCGAAGTCGAAAACCCCGGCGAACTCGAAGGCACCTACTACCGTATCCGTGTCGGCTACTTCGAAACGAATGCCAGCGCCCAGGAATACGGCAAGCAGGTTCTTTCTCCGCTGAACTACGCCTGGTGGGTAGACATGAGCAAGAACGACGACGTGGGTAACCCCGGCGGCGAATCCGATTCCTACTCCAACAACTCCTATTCCAATTCTAATTCCTATTCTACTCCGGCACCGGCGCCGGAACCCGAACCTGAGCCCGCACCGGAACCTGAACCGGCTCCCGCCCCAGCACCTGCACCGGAACCCGAGCCTGCTCCTGCTCCGGAGCCTGAACCGGCTCCTGCGCCCGCACCAGAGCCCGAACCGGCACCCGCTCCAGCACCCGCACCGGAGCCCGAACCGGCACCTGCTCCAGCACCTGCACCGGAACCCGCTCCCGCAGCCCCGGCTCCAGCAGACAACTTCGACGACTGGGAATAAGTTCTTTTCAATACACAAGGAATCTCTGCGCGAACACGCAGAGATTTTTTTATTTTTGAAATTAGTTTGTAGGAGAACAAAGCATGAAAGGTATTTCACAGCTTCTTTTTTCGTTATTCTGTTTTCTTTTAATCTGTTCATGTAGCGAATCGTCGACAACTCCGGACGGCATTCCAAGCAAAGTATCTAACCTCGCCGAGTTACGGCACCAGCCCTGCAACGAAGAATACAGGGATTCCGTCATTGACGTTATCGACGGGGACATTTCCTTTATATGCGATGGCAGTAGATGGATGATGAACCCACAGAGTTCATCTGGCAACGACACCGACTACTCTAGCAGCGAAGAAGTTTTTTCGTCCAGCAGCGAGCGAAACTTTTTCAGCGAGGAAAACTACAGCAGCGCGAAAGAATACAGTTCCAGTCGCGAAATATCAAGTAGCGAAACCGCGACAAGTTCCGCGGCCTATTCCTCCAGCAGCTTAGATTCTTACGAAAGTTCGTCGAGCGACATTTTCGAAGTCTCGTCTTCGAACCAGGAATCGTCCAGCTCGGTTTCGGCATACGTCATTTTCCCTGACACCACCAACAGTTCATCGTCTTTTGAAAGCCACCTTATCGTATGGAAGGGCAAGGACTACGGAAGTGAATTCAACGAAGAGACCGGAATATTGACGGACCTTCGGGACAACAAAAAGTACAAGACCATCACCATCGATAGCCACACCTGGACAATCGACAACCTTGCCTTTACGGATTCCACCATCATGCCTTATCTCGAGAAGCGTGTCAGATGCAGCGAAGAGGAAGGATGCACGTACACCTGGGGCGCCGCAATGGATTCCGTCTATACCGGCTGCGGCATAGACAACGTGTGCATGGACCGTCCAAGACAAGGCATCTGTCCTTCCGGATGGCACATTCCCACGAGAAAAGACTGGTCGCAGCTTTTTTACGCCGTCCACCCGGATAAAGACTCAATATTTCACCAGCTATTAGCCAAGTACCATTTCTGGGGAGATTTGCCAGAAAACACCGAAAAGGCAGATCTATATTTCTGGACTTCCCATAGCACTTGTGCACTCGAAGCAGACGTCATATTCTGTCGCATTGGCCGCTACGATTACGACCTGTATAATGACGTTCCGAAGTCACGTTTTATGCCAGTCCGTTGTGTCAAGGATTAAAGAGGGAAATATGAAGAAACAATTTGCGTATACAACTCTCCTCGGATTATTCCTAGCCGCCTGCTCCTCGGACGATAGCTTTTACGGCTCGACAACTCCCGTAGTCCTTTCTAGCGTACAAGACCTCGACCTCTTCACCTGCAACGATTATACCTTGGGTACCGAGGTGTATGTCGAAGAAACGGATTCGTACTACACCTGCAAAACATCAAAGTTCAACAAGGCGGAATGGGAATTTTCATCCAATCCAAAATATTCTTCGGCAAAGACGAATTCCTCGGCGAGAACAAACTCTTCGGCCAATACAAAGTATTCTTTCGATGAAGATTTTAGCTCATCGAGTCATTCGCGTATATCTTCTAGCGATTCCTTTTCAGAGGAACGCTCCAGTTCTTCGTACTCAACATATCAAGAATCAAGTTCATCAAAGGCTGCACCCGTCACCTACGAACGCGTCAATCCCAAGGATATCCGCTACGGGCTGATGACCGACCCCCGCGACGGCCAAATCTACAAGACTGTCACCATCGGCACACAGACCTGGATGGCGCAGAACCTGAACTACGCCGTCGAAAATAAAATTCGGGGAACGGATATCATCCAGAAGAACAACTGGTGTGCAGGCGTCGCCCTGCCCGAAAGCAAATACGGGGATTGCGAAAAATACGGAAGACTCTACACCTGGGCCGCCGCAAACGACTCCGTCGGGAACGCTCGATTCAGCGAAGGACCTTGCGACAGTTGGTACAAAGACTGCCCCACACAGGGAATTTGCCCCGACGGTTGGCATATTCCTAGCACATGGGACTGGAGCATTCTGGTATACGTATCGACAGACAGTTCCGTCGATCACTCTAGCCTCTCTTCTTCAATCCACTCCAACAAGTCTGCACCCGAGCACTTGCTAAGCAATCATGACTTATGGTATACCGTATCGGGCGGCATTTTCAACGTCTATGAAGATTTCGGGTTCAACGTACAACCCACAGGATTATTTCGATACGGAGCACCCGATTCCTCTATAGCCAGTTTCTGGTCAAATGCCAATGACGATGACATTATCAGTTTCGAAAGAGACGAAGTGTGGAGTTTCAATTCGTTCAATGCATGGAGAAGGCAGCGAGCCTTTGCGGCGGCCATCCGCTGTATCAAGGATACCATCGAAACCGATTCCGAGAACTTATCGACTACCGAATTAACGCCACCCGACTTTCCCGTTAGCCTAGGGCCAACCTATTCTGACCCACCGGCACCAGAACCTGCAAGCACATACCTCAACCCCGACATCGAATACGGAGAAATGGTTGACAACCGAGACAAGCAGGTCTACAAGACTGTCGTTATTAACAACCAGACATGGATGGCACAGAACTTGAACTACGAAATTGCCCCCGGACTACAAAGCTGGTGCGGAGGCGGTTCCGATTTGCACGAAGGCAATTGCGATACCTACGGAAGACTTTATACCTGGGCCGCCGCAAACGGGAAAACCGAAGCGGAATGCGGACATGGGCGCTCTTGCAAAACAACGGAACGGCAAGGAATCTGCCCCGACGGTTGGTATCTACCGACGCTCGGACAATACGACACGCTCGCGCATTTCCTGAGCGACAGCGAAATAGTTCCGAACGGAACGCTCCTCAAGGCAAATTCCGACCTCTGGGAAATGGAAGGAAAGGGAATCGACAAGGTCGGCTTTTCCGCACTGCCTGCGGGGTATCGCAAATATCGATTTGAAGCGACGAACAGGACGGCCTATTTCTGGACATCCGGGCAAGAAAGCGAATTTTCCGGCAGGGCCATCGCATTGCGTGGGCAGTACGACGTGATGGATACTACTCAATGGGAGGATAAGGAATTGGGATTTTCAGTCCGTTGCATCAAGTACTAAAAATCTATATTTGGCAATATGCCTACAAAAAAGCCCAAAGTATTTGTTGTCCATTTAGGTTGCGCCAAGAACCAGGTCGATGCCGAAAACCTGGTAGGCGAAATGCTCCATGCAGGCTTTACGACCTGCGACACCGCTGGGAAGGCAGACTACATCCTGGTGAACACCTGCGGATTTATCGAAGCCGCCAAGGAAGAATCCATCAACGCGATTTTTGCACAAATTAACGGCAAGAAGCCGAAACAGAAACTGATTGTTTCGGGTTGCCTTTCGGGCCGCTACGGCGAGGAACTGGTGAAGGAACTCCCCGAAGTCGATTACTGGGTGGGTACCTACAAGCCGGGCGAACTTTTAAAGAAGATGGGCATTGTGGCCCCCGCCACCTGCGACGCTGAAAACCTGCCGCGTATGAACCTCGGCGGATTCAAGCATCACGCTTACTTAAAGATTGCCGAGGGTTGCAACCGTCGCTGCGCCTACTGCGCCATTCCCCTTATCCGCGGGAAACAGGTATCCCGCAGCATCGAGGACATCGTTGCCGAAGCGAAGGAACTCGAGGCACAGGGCGTCAAAGAAATTACGCTTATCGCACAGGACACGACTTACTTTGGACGCGAAAAGGGCAAGAAGGGCGGCACGCTCGCTGAACTTTTACGCGCCATTCTTGACAACACGAACATTCCGTGGATACGTACACTTTACTGGTACCCGATGTTCGTGGACGACGAGCTCTTAGACCTGATGGCAAGTGAACCGAGACTCGTGAAGTACGTGGACATGCCGATTCAGCATGCAAGCGACAACGTACTCAAGAACATGAAGCGCAACTACCGCATGAAGGAACTCGTCGAGATTCTGCACAAGATTCGTAAGCGTATTCCGGGAGTCACGCTCCGCACCACGGTACTTGTCGGATTCCCCGGCGAAACGCATGAAGACTTTGAAGAGCTGATGGAACTCCTGCAAGATGTACAGTTCGACCATCTGGGCGGATTCGTGTTCAGCCCCGAAGAAGGCACGCCCGTGATGGAAATGGACCTCCCCGCCGTGGACGAAAGCGAAGCCCGCGCAAGGCTCGACGCCGTGACCGACCTGCAAGAAGAACTGGACGCAGAACGCGCCGAGGCGATGATCGGAAAGACGGTCCGCATTATCATCGACCAGGTTGCCGAAGAAAGCGAATACCATTTCTACGGTCGCACCGAAGGGAACTCCATGGAAAACGATGACATCGTGAAGGTGCTGGAAGGCGACGCTGACGTGGGTGAATTCCGCGATGCGCTAGTGGTTGACGCCGAGCCGCACGAACTGATTGTGAAGCTGATTTAATTTACTATCTTTGAATCGCTCGCCCTTGTAGCTCAGTTGGATAGAGTGTCAGCCTCCGAAGTTGAAGGTCATGCGTTCGAATCGCATCAAGGGTATAAAGCAAAAGCACCCCAATTGGGGTGTTTTTGTTTTATAGTTTTAATTCCGATGAGAACGGAACGTTCGACTGCCCGCAAGGCGAGAGTCGCAGCCGAGCTTGCTCGGCTATGACCGAGCCAAAGGGCAGGCCCTCAAACCGAAGGTTTGGGGGCAATCGCATCAAGGGTATAAAAACGAAGTTATCCCATTAGGGGGAACTTCGTTTTTTTATTTCTTTATTTCGATGAGAACGGTACGTTCGACTGCCCGCAAGGCGAGAGTCGCAGCCGAGCTTGCTCGGCTATGACCGAGCCAAAGGGCAGGCCCTCAAACCGAAGGTTTGGGGGCAATCGCATCAAGGGTATAAAAAAGGTCGGCATAGCCGACCTTTTCTTTCTTCTATTCAAATCGTTTTAGCGACCGGCAATGCCAGAACGTTCCCTGGCCTTTTCACGTTCGCGGCGACGCTTTTCAGTGTCATCCGGGAACAGTTCCGGAAGAGCGTAACCAATCGCAATGCCAAAGACAATGCCGGTCTTGCTCATGCCATCTTTTTCAACGACCTTGGAAACCCATTCCTTAGTCGGCCAAACTCTTTCGCCTGTACCAGAACCGTCATCATAGTCTTTCTTGCGGAAGCTCGGGTTATCCGTATCCTGGTCGCCCGTGTTCGGAACATTGGCAAGCTTCGGCGCATAGTACATACCGATAGAGAACTGCAAGTAGTACCATTCGTTCGTCAAGTACGTAATAAGGAGGTCAAACTGGTAACCGTTCACCTTGATGAGAGGACGAACGTTGTCCACGGGAATAATGTCGTGGTCGAAGTAGACTGTTCCGTAGGAGAAGGAAAGACCCAAGTGGAGCGGGTTTTTCGGGAAAAGGTAATAGTTCAAACCCACCTTATAGCCCGTGCCGCCTTCCAGTTCCCATTCATCGAAATCGTTGTCGGTACCCTTGGGCAAGAAACCGAAGGATCCATAAAGAGCGAAGTGGAACGGCAAGATGTATTCCAGGCCGGCGCCAAGGCCCATGCCCATACCGGTTTCACCCATAATCGGATAACGGGAGCCCATACCGATCTGGAAAATAAGACGGTTGCGGAGCCAGTCACGACGGCGTTCAGAGTTTGCGTATTCGTCCAGGCGCTGTTCTTCTTCGAACTTTTTACGTTCGGCCTGTTCACGGCGCTGGGCTGCAGTCATCTCGGAGCCGCCAAAGTCTTCATCTTCATCATCGGCAGTAGCCATTGTCGCATGAGAGCCTCCGGCGGGAGCCGAAACAAAGCCATCATCGTCATCTTCTTCTGCGGCAGCCGGTGCCGAAACGAAACCATCATCATCTTCATCGTCCTGAGCCCAGGACATGAAGGCGGTCAAGCATAAAGCCAAAAGTACTTTCTTAAACATTAAAGCCTCAGATTATATAATCGCATTTGCGAATATAACTTTTAAGCGGACGTTTTGCAAAAAACAAAATGTAAAAAAAGCAAAAAACACTCCCATTTGCCCTGTTTTGTAAGCAAAAGTCCACAAAACTCCCATTATTTAGCCTCCAACAATTTCGCCTTGATACTCCCAAGC
Coding sequences within it:
- the rpsU gene encoding 30S ribosomal protein S21, yielding MIGVIVKSNEPFERALKRFTKSCEKNGIISDVKKRQRFEKPSEEKKRIETAARRKRLKEIADQNRKRLY
- a CDS encoding autotransporter outer membrane beta-barrel domain-containing protein gives rise to the protein MFKKVLLALCLTAFMSWAQDDEDDDGFVSAPAAAEEDDDDGFVSAPAGGSHATMATADDEDEDFGGSEMTAAQRREQAERKKFEEEQRLDEYANSERRRDWLRNRLIFQIGMGSRYPIMGETGMGMGLGAGLEYILPFHFALYGSFGFLPKGTDNDFDEWELEGGTGYKVGLNYYLFPKNPLHLGLSFSYGTVYFDHDIIPVDNVRPLIKVNGYQFDLLITYLTNEWYYLQFSIGMYYAPKLANVPNTGDQDTDNPSFRKKDYDDGSGTGERVWPTKEWVSKVVEKDGMSKTGIVFGIAIGYALPELFPDDTEKRRREREKARERSGIAGR
- a CDS encoding sigma 54-interacting transcriptional regulator; this translates as MPTSQSKILELELLYKISSILNQTLDFESVAHPILEVVESTMGVEHATLTLYNRHTGEISIEIAEGLSSRQARKGRYKVGEGITGRVVETGKPIIIPSVAKDPDFLDRTGRGKTEDKAFLCVPVIMEHQVIGAFSADVQNPVEDELPEKLRLLEIIAQMLAAAVKLRREAREENELLKAENERLTLELKDRFQPDNIIGRSSEMQRVYAQIDQVSKSPLPALIVGEVGTGKGLVAEAIHYRSDRNMGPFVRVHCASMPESVLDRELFGSVRGALVGVFAETPGRVEQAEGGTLFLDEVGELSPNLQVKLLRLLQNGEVERIGARISKKVNVRVIAATTKNLQQMVEEGAFREDLYYQLHIFPIYVPPLRNRKTDIVLLADHFVEHYCRIVGKNVRRLARTTINMLMSYPWPGNVRELENGIERAVLVADEDVIYPHHFPTTLQTAETSGTPVNGNLKRMVEAYEKDIICDALKSSKGKVAAAARSLSTTPRILTYKINQLGIDLGSFAK
- the rimO gene encoding 30S ribosomal protein S12 methylthiotransferase RimO, giving the protein MPTKKPKVFVVHLGCAKNQVDAENLVGEMLHAGFTTCDTAGKADYILVNTCGFIEAAKEESINAIFAQINGKKPKQKLIVSGCLSGRYGEELVKELPEVDYWVGTYKPGELLKKMGIVAPATCDAENLPRMNLGGFKHHAYLKIAEGCNRRCAYCAIPLIRGKQVSRSIEDIVAEAKELEAQGVKEITLIAQDTTYFGREKGKKGGTLAELLRAILDNTNIPWIRTLYWYPMFVDDELLDLMASEPRLVKYVDMPIQHASDNVLKNMKRNYRMKELVEILHKIRKRIPGVTLRTTVLVGFPGETHEDFEELMELLQDVQFDHLGGFVFSPEEGTPVMEMDLPAVDESEARARLDAVTDLQEELDAERAEAMIGKTVRIIIDQVAEESEYHFYGRTEGNSMENDDIVKVLEGDADVGEFRDALVVDAEPHELIVKLI
- a CDS encoding FISUMP domain-containing protein; this translates as MKKQFAYTTLLGLFLAACSSDDSFYGSTTPVVLSSVQDLDLFTCNDYTLGTEVYVEETDSYYTCKTSKFNKAEWEFSSNPKYSSAKTNSSARTNSSANTKYSFDEDFSSSSHSRISSSDSFSEERSSSSYSTYQESSSSKAAPVTYERVNPKDIRYGLMTDPRDGQIYKTVTIGTQTWMAQNLNYAVENKIRGTDIIQKNNWCAGVALPESKYGDCEKYGRLYTWAAANDSVGNARFSEGPCDSWYKDCPTQGICPDGWHIPSTWDWSILVYVSTDSSVDHSSLSSSIHSNKSAPEHLLSNHDLWYTVSGGIFNVYEDFGFNVQPTGLFRYGAPDSSIASFWSNANDDDIISFERDEVWSFNSFNAWRRQRAFAAAIRCIKDTIETDSENLSTTELTPPDFPVSLGPTYSDPPAPEPASTYLNPDIEYGEMVDNRDKQVYKTVVINNQTWMAQNLNYEIAPGLQSWCGGGSDLHEGNCDTYGRLYTWAAANGKTEAECGHGRSCKTTERQGICPDGWYLPTLGQYDTLAHFLSDSEIVPNGTLLKANSDLWEMEGKGIDKVGFSALPAGYRKYRFEATNRTAYFWTSGQESEFSGRAIALRGQYDVMDTTQWEDKELGFSVRCIKY
- a CDS encoding SPOR domain-containing protein; translated protein: MKKLILPLAAIALASSALVACNDEEQLVPKMEPAKPAVQAPAPKQEEQPKAEEPELVPIQSLSGNSDSKDAAPEAAAKNDSPAPAGNVQPLEKGDFVVQVSIQSSKKAADGIVKKLAENNVKAYIAEVENPGELEGTYYRIRVGYFETNASAQEYGKQVLSPLNYAWWVDMSKNDDVGNPGGESDSYSNNSYSNSNSYSTPAPAPEPEPEPAPEPEPAPAPAPAPEPEPAPAPEPEPAPAPAPEPEPAPAPAPAPEPEPAPAPAPAPEPAPAAPAPADNFDDWE
- a CDS encoding GatB/YqeY domain-containing protein, which translates into the protein MSSALLTKIKDDIKAAMKAHDSETLGTLRTLHSDIKNEAMKSGATPAQIEETITDEMCVDVLARSVKQKQEAIDILTKGGFLDKVPAEEAIIALYRKYMPAEMTEDEVKALIAEIKAATGASSPKDMGKIMKELSPKVKGRFDAKRASALVQEALK
- a CDS encoding FISUMP domain-containing protein produces the protein MKGISQLLFSLFCFLLICSCSESSTTPDGIPSKVSNLAELRHQPCNEEYRDSVIDVIDGDISFICDGSRWMMNPQSSSGNDTDYSSSEEVFSSSSERNFFSEENYSSAKEYSSSREISSSETATSSAAYSSSSLDSYESSSSDIFEVSSSNQESSSSVSAYVIFPDTTNSSSSFESHLIVWKGKDYGSEFNEETGILTDLRDNKKYKTITIDSHTWTIDNLAFTDSTIMPYLEKRVRCSEEEGCTYTWGAAMDSVYTGCGIDNVCMDRPRQGICPSGWHIPTRKDWSQLFYAVHPDKDSIFHQLLAKYHFWGDLPENTEKADLYFWTSHSTCALEADVIFCRIGRYDYDLYNDVPKSRFMPVRCVKD